The Janthinobacterium tructae genome contains the following window.
GCGGATGCCGGCGAACTCGGGCTCAAGTTCCATCAGATCATAAAAACGGTCGACCATTTCACGCAGCACAGGGGCGCCGCCGATGGTCTCGTACAGGGTGGGGGCAGTGGTATCAGTCATGGCCGCCATGATAGCGCAAGCGCTGGCGGCCCACGCAACGTCCGCTGGCCATGCCACAATAAATGGCAATATACTTGACTGCTCAAGCTTATATCAACTACTATGCAATTTTTAAACCACGAACAAGACGACCATGCCAAGCGCTATCGACACTCCTTTGCTGCGCAATAGCAACTTCCGCTGGCTGCTGGGCGGCGGCCTCATTTCCATGCTGGGCGACCAGTTCAGCATGCTGGCCCTGCCGTGGCTGGTGCTGAGCCTGACGGGCGATAGCCTCAGCCTGGGCATCGCCGTGGCCCTGATGGGCGCACCGCGCGCCGTACTCATCTTGCTGGGCGGCACCGTCGCCGACCGTTACTCGCCCCGGCGCGTGCTGCTGCTGAGCAAATATGCGAACGCTGCCATCCTGTTGGCGCTGGCGGGGCTGCTGATGCTGGACCAGGCCAGCCTGGTGCTCGCGTATGCGGCCGCGCTGGCGCTGGGCATCGCGGCCGCCTTCGGCATTCCGGCCGGCACGGCCATCCTGCCGCAAGCCGTGCCGACGCAATTGTTGCAAAAAGCCAATGGCTTGCAGATGGGTGCGCGCCAGTTGTCGCTGCTGGCCGGCCCCCTGCTGGCGGCGCTGGTGCTGGGCGCCCACGAGGGCGCGCAGAAAACCCCCATGGCGGCGCTGGCCGCCGCTTTTGCCATCGATGCGCTGACATTTGTGTTTTCTGCCTGGACCTTGCGGCAAGTCAAGCTGCGGCCACTGGCCGTGGTGGCGGCGCAGGGCATGTGGCGCGACATGGCGGCGGGCCTGGCCATGGTGTGGCGCGACCTTCCCTTGCGCAGCTGCTATGCGTACTGGGCGGTGGTGGCCTTCTTCGTCATGGGTCCGCTGCAAGTGGCCTTGCCCGTGCTGGCCAGCGAACGCCTGCACGGTGCCGGGGCGCTGGGACTGCTGATGGGCGCGCACGGCGCCGGCACCCTGGCCGGCATGCTGGCGTCCAGCCTGGGTGGCGCCTGGCTGCGCCAGCGTTTCGGCGCCACCCTGCTGGCCGTTGACGCCATTGTCGCCATCCTGTTGATGGCGCTGGGGCAAATCGCAACCGCCTGGCAAGGCGCGGCCTTGCTGGCCGTCACCGGCCTGCTGGGCGGCTATGTGCAGGTGGCCATCTTTACGTGGATACAGCGGCGCGTGGCGCCCGCCATGCGGGGCCGGGCAATGGCTGTGTTCATGGGCATCTTCCTGGGCCTGGCGCCCCTGTCGGCGGCGGCCACGGGCGCACTGCTGCGCCACCTGAGCGTGGGCGAACTGTTCTGCGCCGGCGGCGCCCTGCTGCTGGCCGCCGCCATCGCCGCCGCCCTGCTCACTGACATTGCGCGCATCGCGGCAAGCGATTA
Protein-coding sequences here:
- a CDS encoding MFS transporter, with the protein product MPSAIDTPLLRNSNFRWLLGGGLISMLGDQFSMLALPWLVLSLTGDSLSLGIAVALMGAPRAVLILLGGTVADRYSPRRVLLLSKYANAAILLALAGLLMLDQASLVLAYAAALALGIAAAFGIPAGTAILPQAVPTQLLQKANGLQMGARQLSLLAGPLLAALVLGAHEGAQKTPMAALAAAFAIDALTFVFSAWTLRQVKLRPLAVVAAQGMWRDMAAGLAMVWRDLPLRSCYAYWAVVAFFVMGPLQVALPVLASERLHGAGALGLLMGAHGAGTLAGMLASSLGGAWLRQRFGATLLAVDAIVAILLMALGQIATAWQGAALLAVTGLLGGYVQVAIFTWIQRRVAPAMRGRAMAVFMGIFLGLAPLSAAATGALLRHLSVGELFCAGGALLLAAAIAAALLTDIARIAASDYITQP